A genomic window from Candidatus Andeanibacterium colombiense includes:
- a CDS encoding shikimate dehydrogenase, translated as MSRPYAEVIGDPIAQSKSPAIHNHWLGKLFLDAEYRAKHVTSSQLHDYVESRVSDPDWRGCNVTMPHKQAVIPLLDRLDPLAAKIGAVNTIVRGPDGSVTGYNTDAGGFLEPLRPLLAREHLFRMARVLGTGGAARAIIAALAGEHVMIVLAGRDPEKARALLDELDPDGEHHVAPLAHFAEPTDFAFDDRAGCFDLVVNASPLGMAGQPPLEFDFSHVPPGSVIYDIVTHPLDTPLLQAARAAGFPTVDGLAMLIGQAGEAFEKFFGVAPPREPGDAELRKLLAA; from the coding sequence ATGAGCCGGCCTTATGCCGAAGTGATCGGCGATCCGATCGCGCAATCGAAGTCACCCGCGATCCACAATCACTGGCTAGGGAAGCTGTTTCTCGATGCAGAATATCGCGCGAAGCATGTAACCTCAAGTCAACTTCACGATTATGTTGAATCGCGCGTTAGCGATCCGGACTGGCGCGGTTGCAACGTCACCATGCCCCATAAGCAGGCAGTGATACCGCTGCTCGACAGGCTGGATCCACTGGCTGCGAAGATCGGTGCGGTTAACACGATCGTCCGGGGTCCGGACGGCAGCGTGACGGGGTACAACACCGATGCCGGCGGCTTCCTCGAACCGCTTCGCCCGCTGCTCGCGCGCGAGCATTTGTTCCGCATGGCGCGAGTGCTCGGGACAGGAGGCGCGGCCCGCGCAATCATCGCCGCGCTCGCGGGCGAACACGTCATGATCGTACTGGCCGGGCGCGATCCGGAAAAAGCGCGGGCGCTGCTCGACGAACTCGATCCAGACGGCGAACATCATGTCGCCCCGCTCGCCCATTTCGCGGAGCCGACCGACTTTGCCTTCGACGACCGGGCCGGCTGCTTCGACCTGGTGGTCAATGCGAGCCCCTTGGGCATGGCCGGCCAGCCGCCACTGGAATTCGACTTCAGCCATGTCCCGCCCGGCAGCGTCATCTACGATATCGTCACCCATCCCCTCGACACACCGCTGCTGCAGGCAGCGCGGGCAGCGGGCTTCCCGACGGTTGATGGGTTGGCGATGCTGATCGGCCAGGCGGGCGAGGCATTCGAGAAATTCTTCGGCGTCGCCCCGCCGCGCGAGCCGGGCGACGCGGAACTGCGCAAGCTGCTCGCCGCATGA
- a CDS encoding Maf family protein has translation MITLASQSASRQAMLTAAGVAFQARPAHLDERALEETLAGAVPAGIAKALAEAKALAVSGTVAGLVLGSDSLVAVEGRRFDKPATRADAIAHLRFFSGKTMHLVSAAALALDGEVMWSIAHEARLQVRDLSDAFIETYLDAEWPAVAGCVGVFRIEGLGVQLFERIEGDQFTVLGMPLLPVLAALRAAGELPA, from the coding sequence ATGATCACACTCGCATCGCAAAGCGCCTCGCGGCAGGCCATGCTCACGGCCGCGGGTGTGGCCTTCCAGGCCCGGCCCGCCCATCTCGACGAGCGGGCGCTGGAGGAAACCCTCGCGGGCGCGGTTCCGGCCGGGATCGCCAAAGCACTTGCCGAGGCCAAGGCGCTTGCCGTCTCTGGCACCGTAGCAGGGCTGGTGCTCGGCAGCGATTCGCTGGTGGCGGTGGAAGGGCGGCGGTTCGACAAGCCCGCCACCCGCGCCGACGCTATCGCCCATCTCCGGTTTTTTTCGGGCAAGACCATGCATTTGGTGAGCGCTGCGGCCTTGGCTCTGGATGGTGAAGTGATGTGGAGCATTGCCCACGAGGCTCGCCTGCAAGTTCGGGACTTGTCCGACGCTTTCATCGAAACCTACCTCGATGCCGAATGGCCGGCGGTTGCCGGCTGCGTCGGCGTGTTCCGGATCGAAGGCCTCGGCGTGCAGCTGTTCGAGCGGATCGAGGGCGATCAGTTCACGGTTCTCGGCATGCCGCTGCTCCCGGTGCTTGCAGCGCTGCGCGCCGCCGGGGAGCTACCGGCATGA
- a CDS encoding kinase/pyrophosphorylase, whose product MARLHLHLLSDSTGETLEMIAKAALAQFEGSEIIRHFWPMVRSQQHLDRILTELAANPGLVLFTLVNPETRQRLEEHCRALGLPMVPALDAVTEALENQLGQEAVGRPGRQHMMDAAYFARVDAIHYTIAHDDGILWEEWEKADIVLAGVSRSSKTPTSIYLANRGYKVANIPLVVESPPPASLFGLRHPLVVGLTTAPKRLVEIRRNRLLSLNEATETSYVDEERVEKEVAFARRMFADNGWPVIDVTRRSIEETAAAIMRLYNERQGSPPVEPGAI is encoded by the coding sequence ATGGCCCGGCTTCACCTTCATCTCCTGTCGGATTCCACCGGCGAAACCCTCGAAATGATCGCGAAGGCCGCGCTTGCGCAATTCGAAGGGTCGGAGATCATCCGCCACTTCTGGCCGATGGTCCGCTCACAGCAGCATCTCGACCGGATATTGACCGAACTCGCGGCCAATCCCGGCCTGGTCCTGTTCACGCTGGTGAATCCGGAGACGCGCCAGCGGCTCGAGGAGCATTGCCGCGCGCTCGGCTTGCCGATGGTCCCGGCGCTAGATGCGGTAACCGAGGCGCTGGAAAACCAACTCGGGCAGGAAGCGGTCGGCCGGCCCGGCCGCCAGCATATGATGGACGCGGCCTATTTCGCACGAGTCGATGCGATTCACTATACGATCGCGCATGACGACGGGATCCTGTGGGAGGAATGGGAAAAGGCCGATATCGTGCTTGCCGGCGTCTCGCGCAGTTCGAAGACGCCGACCAGCATCTATCTTGCCAACCGCGGCTACAAGGTCGCGAACATTCCGCTGGTGGTCGAAAGCCCGCCGCCCGCTTCGCTGTTCGGCCTGCGCCACCCGCTGGTGGTCGGCCTGACGACCGCCCCCAAACGGCTGGTCGAGATCCGCCGCAATCGGCTGCTGTCGCTCAATGAAGCGACCGAGACCTCATATGTCGACGAGGAACGCGTCGAAAAGGAAGTCGCCTTCGCCCGAAGGATGTTCGCGGACAACGGCTGGCCGGTAATCGATGTTACCCGTCGCTCGATCGAGGAGACCGCGGCGGCGATCATGCGCTTGTACAACGAGCGTCAGGGCAGCCCGCCGGTCGAACCGGGCGCGATATGA
- the hemE gene encoding uroporphyrinogen decarboxylase, translating into MPGPLLETLHGANVLSRPVWLMRQAGRYLPEYRALRAEKGGFLQLVYDSDAAAEITLQPIRRFGFDGAILFSDILIVPYAMGQDLEFLAGEGPRMSPRLADAGLESLSEVPARLAPIYETVAKVKAQLGPETTLLGFAGSPWTVATYMVAGEGSRDQQVTREYAYRDPAAFQAIIDAIVAVTVGYLSGQIEAGAEAVQLFDSWAGSLSPAQFERWVIAPNAAITAEIHRRYPGVPVIGFPKGSGEKLPAYARETGVDAVGIDETIDPVWAASELPVNLPVQGNLDPLLLIAGGNELEKQALRVLEAFADRPHVFNLGHGIGQTTPVAHVERLLSIVRQWKG; encoded by the coding sequence ATGCCCGGCCCCCTGTTAGAAACCCTGCACGGCGCGAACGTGCTTTCACGCCCGGTCTGGCTGATGCGGCAAGCCGGACGCTACCTGCCGGAGTACCGTGCGCTGCGGGCGGAGAAAGGTGGCTTCCTCCAGCTGGTCTATGACAGCGACGCTGCGGCCGAGATCACGCTCCAACCGATCCGCCGGTTCGGGTTCGATGGAGCGATCTTGTTCTCGGATATATTGATCGTGCCCTATGCGATGGGGCAGGATCTTGAATTCCTCGCCGGGGAAGGCCCGCGCATGTCGCCGAGGCTCGCCGATGCCGGGTTGGAATCGCTGAGCGAAGTGCCTGCCCGGCTTGCACCGATCTACGAGACGGTGGCCAAGGTGAAGGCGCAGCTCGGTCCGGAAACCACGCTGCTCGGTTTCGCCGGCAGCCCGTGGACCGTCGCGACCTACATGGTCGCAGGCGAAGGCAGCCGCGACCAGCAGGTCACGCGCGAATATGCCTATCGCGATCCGGCGGCGTTCCAGGCGATTATCGATGCAATCGTCGCGGTGACGGTCGGGTATCTTTCCGGGCAGATCGAAGCCGGGGCGGAGGCCGTCCAATTGTTCGACAGCTGGGCCGGAAGTCTCTCGCCCGCACAATTCGAACGCTGGGTGATCGCGCCCAACGCCGCGATTACGGCTGAGATTCATCGGCGCTATCCAGGGGTGCCGGTTATCGGATTCCCCAAAGGCTCGGGGGAAAAGCTTCCCGCGTATGCCCGGGAGACGGGGGTCGATGCGGTCGGGATCGACGAGACGATCGATCCGGTGTGGGCGGCGAGCGAACTGCCGGTGAACCTCCCGGTGCAGGGCAATCTCGATCCGCTGCTGCTGATCGCGGGTGGAAATGAGCTCGAAAAGCAGGCGCTGCGGGTGCTCGAAGCTTTTGCAGACAGGCCGCATGTGTTCAATCTCGGCCACGGAATCGGCCAGACCACGCCGGTCGCCCATGTCGAGCGGCTGTTGAGCATCGTGCGACAATGGAAGGGATGA
- a CDS encoding CopD family protein, which produces MQEFLYMIYFWLKAGHILFVIFWMAGLFMLPRFFVYHQECEPDSPENAKWIEREARLIRIILNPAMIMVWVLGLLMAWHIGAFSQGWFFAKFALVLGLSGYHGWMAGYAKALARGERRLDGRKLRMLNEVPGIAAALIVILVVIKPF; this is translated from the coding sequence ATGCAGGAATTCCTCTACATGATCTATTTCTGGCTCAAGGCCGGGCATATCTTGTTCGTGATCTTCTGGATGGCGGGGCTGTTCATGCTCCCGCGGTTCTTCGTCTATCACCAGGAATGCGAGCCGGATTCGCCCGAGAACGCCAAATGGATCGAGCGCGAGGCGCGGCTGATCCGGATCATCCTCAATCCGGCGATGATCATGGTCTGGGTATTGGGGTTGCTGATGGCCTGGCATATCGGCGCTTTCAGCCAGGGCTGGTTCTTCGCCAAATTCGCGCTGGTGCTCGGCCTGTCAGGCTATCACGGCTGGATGGCCGGTTACGCGAAGGCTTTGGCGCGGGGCGAACGCCGGCTCGATGGCCGCAAGCTGCGGATGCTCAACGAGGTTCCGGGGATCGCGGCGGCGCTGATCGTGATCTTGGTGGTGATCAAACCCTTCTGA